From the genome of Pelobacter propionicus DSM 2379, one region includes:
- a CDS encoding transposase has translation MTYNPDIHHRRSIRLKSYDYSSIGAYFVTVCVQGRACLLGEIAEERMLLNDAGRMVEGWWLKIPDRFPQMALEGYVVMPNHFHGIVTIVVPEHNMPPCGEGCAGYPYGGKTGHRHEGKTGHRHGGAPTVGDVMDWFKTMTTNAYIRGVKQSGWSPFAGRLWQRNYYERIIRNDAELAAIREYIDANPAQWHNDDQYPP, from the coding sequence ATGACCTATAACCCGGATATTCATCATCGTCGTTCCATTCGCCTGAAGAGTTACGATTATTCCTCCATTGGCGCGTATTTTGTTACCGTGTGCGTGCAGGGGCGGGCATGCCTGTTGGGCGAAATCGCCGAGGAGCGCATGCTGTTGAACGACGCGGGGCGGATGGTGGAGGGGTGGTGGTTGAAAATTCCGGACCGGTTCCCGCAAATGGCACTGGAGGGATACGTGGTCATGCCCAATCATTTTCACGGGATCGTCACTATTGTCGTGCCGGAACATAACATGCCTCCGTGTGGGGAAGGGTGCGCCGGATACCCATACGGGGGCAAAACCGGGCACCGGCACGAAGGCAAAACCGGGCACCGACATGGGGGTGCCCCTACGGTGGGGGATGTGATGGATTGGTTCAAGACCATGACGACCAACGCGTATATCAGAGGGGTGAAACAATCGGGGTGGTCCCCGTTCGCCGGCCGTCTGTGGCAGCGCAATTATTACGAACGGATTATCCGCAACGATGCGGAATTAGCCGCCATCCGGGAATACATCGATGCCAATCCCGCGCAATGGCATAACGACGACCAATATCCCCCGTAG
- the cas2e gene encoding type I-E CRISPR-associated endoribonuclease Cas2e, with protein sequence MLVIVVENVPPRLRGRLGLWLVEVRAGVYVGKVSRRVREMIRDNLEQGVDEGSAVMAWSSNTESGFDFLTMGANRRIPVEMDGIKLVSFLPEDAATTS encoded by the coding sequence ATGCTGGTCATCGTGGTTGAGAACGTACCGCCCCGCCTGAGGGGACGGCTGGGGCTGTGGCTGGTGGAGGTGCGTGCCGGTGTGTATGTGGGCAAGGTCTCGCGTCGGGTACGGGAGATGATCCGGGACAACCTGGAGCAGGGGGTAGATGAAGGAAGCGCAGTCATGGCATGGAGCAGCAACACCGAGTCGGGGTTTGATTTCCTGACCATGGGCGCCAACCGACGGATTCCGGTTGAGATGGACGGCATCAAGCTGGTATCGTTTCTGCCGGAGGATGCGGCAACGACCTCGTAG
- the cas1e gene encoding type I-E CRISPR-associated endonuclease Cas1e has protein sequence MAEPILPPLKPLPIKDRISVIYVERGNLDILDGAFVVVDATGVRTHIPIATVACLMLEPGARVSHAAVVLAARVGCLLVWIGEAGVRLYAAGQPGGARSDRLLYQAKLALDDTARLKVVRKMYALRFKEEPPERRSVEQLRGIEGVRVRKMYELLARQYGVEWKNRNYDHSEWGSGDLPNRCLSSATACIYGICEAAILAAGYAPAVGFIHTGKPQSFVYDIADIFKFETVVPVAFRVAAKKPRNPEREVRLACRDSFRQTKLLQRIIPTIEQVLAAGEMELPKAHEEAVAPAIPNKEGIGDAGHRG, from the coding sequence ATGGCCGAACCAATTCTTCCTCCCCTGAAACCGCTCCCCATCAAGGACCGCATCTCGGTGATCTATGTGGAGCGTGGCAACCTGGATATCCTTGACGGGGCGTTCGTGGTGGTGGATGCCACCGGCGTGCGTACCCACATACCCATCGCTACGGTGGCCTGCCTGATGCTGGAACCGGGGGCGCGGGTGTCACATGCGGCCGTTGTGCTGGCGGCGCGGGTAGGGTGCCTGCTGGTCTGGATCGGAGAGGCCGGGGTGCGGTTGTACGCGGCGGGACAACCGGGAGGGGCTCGTTCCGATCGGTTACTGTACCAGGCCAAGCTGGCTCTGGACGATACGGCCCGGCTCAAGGTGGTGCGCAAGATGTACGCCCTGCGCTTCAAGGAGGAACCGCCTGAACGGCGCAGCGTGGAACAGTTGCGCGGAATCGAAGGGGTGCGGGTGCGCAAGATGTACGAACTGCTGGCCCGCCAGTACGGTGTGGAGTGGAAAAACCGTAATTATGATCATAGCGAATGGGGGAGCGGCGACCTGCCCAACCGCTGTCTCTCGTCGGCCACCGCCTGTATTTACGGTATCTGTGAGGCCGCCATTCTGGCGGCGGGGTATGCGCCTGCCGTGGGGTTCATTCACACCGGCAAGCCGCAGTCTTTTGTCTACGATATCGCCGATATCTTCAAGTTCGAGACGGTGGTGCCGGTGGCTTTCCGTGTTGCCGCCAAAAAGCCGCGCAACCCGGAGCGGGAGGTGCGGCTGGCTTGCCGGGATTCGTTCCGCCAGACCAAACTTTTGCAGCGGATTATCCCCACCATTGAGCAGGTGCTGGCCGCTGGTGAAATGGAGCTGCCCAAGGCGCACGAGGAGGCGGTTGCGCCGGCCATACCCAACAAGGAGGGGATCGGGGATGCTGGTCATCGTGGTTGA
- the cas6e gene encoding type I-E CRISPR-associated protein Cas6/Cse3/CasE encodes MFLSRLRLNLRCREARRDLSNPYQLHSTLCRAFSPPETKCPKGEFLWRLEPETDSSGYPRIIVQSRNIPDWGGVGVNGWIQQADPAIDLKERLKLDLLKAEQRFRFRLRANPCVTKNGKRLGLLKQDEQEKWLKRKGAQHGFCLPEFLSFDYYESSEDRIDVRISQEQMLSDKQHSDNSIRVFSVLYDGILTITEPEMFKIALKTGIGHGKVMGLGLLSVVPIF; translated from the coding sequence GTGTTCCTGAGTAGACTGCGCTTGAATTTGCGATGCCGGGAGGCTCGGCGGGATCTTTCCAACCCGTATCAGCTACATTCAACGCTCTGTCGTGCATTCAGTCCGCCAGAGACGAAATGCCCCAAAGGCGAGTTTTTATGGCGTCTAGAGCCGGAAACAGATTCTTCCGGTTATCCGAGAATCATTGTGCAGAGCAGGAATATTCCGGATTGGGGTGGTGTTGGAGTCAATGGCTGGATACAACAGGCCGATCCGGCAATTGATTTGAAGGAACGGCTCAAACTCGATTTATTAAAGGCTGAACAGCGTTTTCGCTTCAGGCTGCGTGCTAATCCCTGCGTAACCAAAAACGGTAAGCGTCTTGGGTTGTTGAAACAGGATGAGCAGGAAAAATGGCTTAAACGAAAAGGGGCTCAGCATGGTTTTTGCTTGCCGGAATTTCTTTCATTCGACTATTACGAATCATCAGAAGATCGGATAGACGTAAGGATTTCACAGGAGCAAATGCTGAGTGACAAGCAACATTCAGATAATTCAATTCGGGTTTTTTCGGTGCTCTACGATGGAATCCTTACTATTACCGAACCGGAGATGTTCAAGATTGCCCTGAAAACTGGCATTGGCCACGGCAAGGTTATGGGTCTTGGGCTTTTGTCAGTGGTCCCAATTTTTTGA
- the cas5e gene encoding type I-E CRISPR-associated protein Cas5/CasD, translating to MPTLLLRLVGPMQSWGTTSRFDQRDTGKEPSKSGVVGLLAAALGIDRENWVDLEPLTCLAMGVRHDRPGVPKRDYQTAGCASTDTIIKADGTQAKGGGVVSQRFYLADAAFLVGLECDDNCLLERIHVALHNPFWTLALGRKSYVPSESIWIVDGVRDAPLLETLKRYPWIASSRSREEPPERLLVSIESDDGAGVLKMDQPLSSFAERRFGARFVRSEWIPFPQEVASVPE from the coding sequence ATGCCCACATTATTACTTCGTCTGGTGGGCCCCATGCAGTCGTGGGGTACCACCAGCCGTTTTGACCAACGTGATACCGGGAAGGAACCGAGCAAATCCGGGGTTGTCGGACTTCTGGCCGCTGCCTTGGGAATTGACCGCGAGAACTGGGTGGATCTGGAACCGCTCACCTGTCTGGCCATGGGGGTTCGCCATGACAGGCCGGGCGTGCCCAAGCGCGACTATCAAACAGCGGGATGCGCCTCAACAGATACCATCATCAAGGCAGATGGAACGCAGGCCAAGGGCGGCGGTGTTGTTTCTCAGCGTTTCTACCTTGCCGACGCGGCTTTTCTGGTGGGTTTGGAATGCGATGATAATTGCTTGCTGGAACGGATTCATGTCGCTCTGCATAATCCTTTCTGGACTTTGGCCTTGGGGCGTAAATCATATGTGCCATCCGAGTCTATCTGGATAGTGGATGGAGTACGGGATGCTCCGCTTCTCGAAACGTTAAAACGCTATCCATGGATAGCTTCGAGCCGAAGTCGGGAAGAACCGCCAGAAAGGCTTTTGGTCTCCATTGAGTCTGATGATGGTGCGGGTGTACTCAAGATGGATCAGCCCTTGTCTTCATTCGCCGAACGGCGCTTCGGTGCTCGGTTCGTGCGTTCGGAATGGATTCCTTTTCCTCAGGAGGTGGCCAGTGTTCCTGAGTAG
- the cas7e gene encoding type I-E CRISPR-associated protein Cas7/Cse4/CasC produces the protein MKTIVEIHVLQNFAPSNLNRDDTGAPKDALFGGTRRARVSSQCLKRSVREYFKDQNKGWVADRTKRVVYALKERISPVLESQKDFSEDNLLKAIEVAVSNLGSNKKVKVDKEKKSDVLLFLSPKEIDALAQVVAESYADLLKTKLSDQVVRNLNDAIDGENKSRLSVDVALFGRMLAVMPEKNQNAACQVAHAISTHAVEREFDFYTAVDDLKPEDTAGADMMGTVEFNSACFYRYAVVDWEKLLVNLQADEALATKGLRAFLEGFVVAEPTGKQNTFAAHNPPEFVAVTVRRNAAPRNLANAFETAVRVRKDESLTRKSAEGLANKAKALQSAFGGDEKTFVLNLAEATIDGFGIVMPTLNDLLDKALLAVQE, from the coding sequence ATGAAAACAATTGTCGAGATACATGTCCTGCAGAACTTTGCCCCGTCAAACCTGAACAGAGATGATACCGGGGCTCCCAAAGACGCTCTCTTTGGGGGAACCCGCCGTGCACGTGTTTCCAGCCAATGTCTCAAGCGCTCAGTCCGGGAGTATTTCAAGGATCAAAACAAAGGTTGGGTAGCTGACAGGACGAAACGGGTGGTCTATGCCCTCAAAGAGCGCATATCTCCTGTATTGGAGTCTCAGAAGGACTTTTCAGAAGACAATTTGCTCAAAGCAATCGAAGTTGCTGTCTCAAACCTTGGAAGCAATAAAAAGGTTAAGGTTGATAAAGAGAAAAAATCAGATGTGTTGCTTTTCTTGAGTCCCAAAGAAATTGATGCCCTTGCACAGGTTGTTGCAGAATCATATGCAGATCTTCTTAAAACAAAACTTTCTGATCAGGTAGTCAGAAATCTGAACGATGCCATTGATGGTGAAAACAAATCGCGCTTGAGCGTGGATGTTGCCTTGTTTGGGCGTATGTTGGCCGTAATGCCAGAGAAGAACCAGAATGCCGCTTGCCAGGTTGCCCATGCCATTTCAACCCATGCTGTCGAGCGCGAATTTGATTTCTATACCGCTGTGGACGATCTTAAACCCGAGGATACGGCCGGGGCCGATATGATGGGTACGGTGGAATTTAATTCAGCCTGTTTTTACCGGTATGCAGTGGTTGACTGGGAAAAACTCCTGGTAAATTTGCAGGCTGACGAAGCATTGGCGACCAAGGGTCTCAGGGCTTTTCTGGAAGGTTTTGTCGTTGCTGAGCCAACCGGCAAGCAGAACACCTTTGCCGCCCATAACCCACCTGAGTTTGTTGCGGTCACCGTGCGTCGCAATGCGGCTCCCCGCAACCTGGCCAATGCATTTGAAACGGCAGTCCGCGTGAGAAAGGATGAGTCTCTGACCAGAAAGTCAGCTGAAGGGCTGGCCAATAAGGCCAAGGCGCTGCAGTCTGCCTTTGGTGGTGATGAAAAGACATTTGTTCTTAATCTCGCTGAGGCCACTATCGATGGATTCGGTATCGTGATGCCAACGCTCAATGATCTTCTCGACAAGGCCCTGTTGGCTGTGCAGGAGTGA
- the casB gene encoding type I-E CRISPR-associated protein Cse2/CasB has product MSGFIEWLEGLNEKDTKVRAVLRRSLAFTPGFHVPAYPYIEPFIKNESNSWRREMFYLVAGLWAAHWREDRKGQPESLGKACARYQAASGSTSTENRFISLLDADTDQLPHRLRQMIALLKEQSIDFEELLTGLLYWNDEQKRTQNGWGRDYYRNLNNETDTVHHNDKEISE; this is encoded by the coding sequence ATGAGCGGATTCATTGAATGGCTGGAGGGCTTGAATGAAAAAGATACCAAGGTCCGCGCAGTGCTACGGAGAAGTCTCGCTTTCACCCCCGGATTTCATGTGCCGGCTTACCCCTACATCGAACCTTTTATAAAGAATGAAAGCAACTCTTGGCGGAGGGAAATGTTTTATCTGGTTGCCGGTCTCTGGGCGGCGCATTGGCGAGAGGACCGAAAGGGGCAACCGGAATCTCTCGGGAAGGCGTGTGCAAGGTATCAGGCTGCAAGTGGTTCCACCAGTACCGAAAACCGCTTTATTTCCTTGCTGGATGCCGATACGGACCAGTTGCCACACCGCCTGCGCCAAATGATCGCGCTTCTCAAGGAGCAATCCATCGATTTCGAAGAGCTGTTGACGGGCCTTTTGTACTGGAACGATGAGCAAAAACGAACTCAGAATGGGTGGGGTCGTGATTATTACAGGAACCTGAACAACGAAACGGACACAGTACATCATAACGATAAGGAGATTAGTGAATGA
- the casA gene encoding type I-E CRISPR-associated protein Cse1/CasA translates to MSRFNLIDEKWIPVRFPDGAREELGIRDTLLRSKEIAAIEDPSPLVVAALHRFLLAVLYRALEGPTDIDQAKILFLSGLPGQRITAYLEKWRERFWLFDEKYPFGQNPNVSRDEIEPWTKLTAEYNATSNKVLFDHTNTKNPGAREPKECARWLLSTMTFSISGGRGYYPSPSPNAMMCIPLGRNFHETLCYCLVPYPNRNVMSGDSTLWEREPKALPLNTPKQMATGYADLYTWQSRMIRLEEQPTGEVSMMRFVAGQGFENPSSTPDPMHPYKLEKNKGILPVQFRKDRGVWRDFDSLLPDSSELAPITIQNAVKLAGKNMNYLPESVLILGLKYEPPNANLEFWRMECLSLPKALAGDRFIRTDIRQFLADAEEAQKTLWTACNSFARDLISRGDKRPVSKKDISDFVEQMPVSSVYWSTLESCFHKILSDYNLERDPEDIRCQWLKFVRDAMRTAWKQHTSSVSTGDAWAIRALVKAERPVLRKLKELNDEISKLEPSKEKL, encoded by the coding sequence ATGAGTCGATTCAACCTGATTGATGAGAAATGGATCCCGGTGAGATTCCCCGACGGAGCTCGTGAAGAATTGGGTATCCGCGATACGTTACTTCGATCCAAGGAAATCGCTGCCATTGAGGATCCTTCACCCCTGGTGGTGGCAGCCTTACACCGCTTTCTGCTTGCAGTCCTGTACCGCGCTCTTGAAGGGCCAACGGACATAGACCAGGCCAAGATCCTGTTTTTGTCAGGGTTGCCTGGTCAAAGAATAACGGCCTACCTGGAAAAGTGGCGTGAGCGGTTCTGGTTGTTTGATGAGAAATATCCGTTTGGGCAAAATCCCAATGTCTCGAGAGATGAGATCGAGCCATGGACCAAGCTCACTGCTGAATACAACGCAACATCAAACAAAGTTCTCTTTGATCATACCAATACGAAAAATCCAGGTGCGAGGGAGCCAAAGGAGTGTGCTCGTTGGCTGCTCTCAACTATGACATTTTCAATTTCTGGCGGTAGAGGCTATTACCCTTCGCCATCACCGAATGCAATGATGTGTATTCCATTGGGTCGTAATTTTCACGAAACGCTTTGTTATTGTCTAGTTCCGTACCCGAATAGGAATGTGATGTCTGGTGATTCGACATTATGGGAACGTGAGCCAAAGGCGCTACCACTGAACACTCCAAAACAGATGGCAACTGGCTATGCAGATCTTTATACATGGCAATCCAGGATGATCCGCCTTGAGGAGCAGCCTACTGGCGAGGTGTCAATGATGAGATTTGTTGCCGGACAGGGCTTTGAGAACCCGTCAAGCACACCTGATCCCATGCACCCATATAAGCTTGAGAAAAACAAAGGAATACTGCCTGTCCAGTTCAGAAAGGATCGTGGAGTATGGAGGGATTTCGACTCGTTACTTCCTGACAGCAGTGAGCTTGCACCGATAACAATTCAGAATGCAGTTAAATTGGCAGGGAAGAATATGAACTATCTGCCAGAATCGGTTTTGATACTTGGTTTAAAATATGAGCCTCCAAATGCAAATTTGGAATTTTGGAGAATGGAGTGTTTATCTCTTCCAAAGGCACTGGCGGGAGACCGGTTCATTCGGACAGATATTCGGCAGTTTCTTGCGGATGCAGAGGAGGCACAAAAGACCCTTTGGACGGCATGCAACTCATTTGCACGAGATTTGATAAGCCGAGGAGACAAAAGGCCGGTAAGCAAGAAGGACATTAGCGACTTTGTGGAACAGATGCCGGTAAGTTCTGTGTACTGGTCCACTCTCGAATCCTGCTTTCACAAGATTCTGAGCGACTACAATCTGGAGCGGGACCCTGAGGATATTCGCTGCCAATGGTTGAAGTTTGTTCGGGACGCGATGAGGACAGCGTGGAAGCAGCACACTTCTTCAGTCTCCACTGGCGATGCCTGGGCTATCCGTGCCCTCGTGAAGGCCGAAAGACCGGTTCTGCGCAAACTGAAGGAGCTTAACGATGAGATTTCGAAACTCGAACCAAGTAAGGAGAAGTTATGA
- a CDS encoding CRISPR-associated helicase/endonuclease Cas3 encodes MDKKLSLIWAKTGMNGDGTWHPLIFHMLDVAACADAILAREPDSTRIRIAAILGLEWEIARAWILLVVACHDLGKACPGFQCKWENMTGIDTGRSPNTDINHAYVSQIALTEILLEKGWPDELAELVADAVGCHHGNRASSIRLNYLSGDRRAIGKGDWTQARLGLVDAVLNVFMPVQNPVKQTLSGPDFMLLSGLTSFADWIGSNEEWFPFGGAEECGDLPGWFQKRRHNADLALDAIGWEPRTPLSSEPKSFQQVFDFVPRPLQQAVADVLVGLSEPAIILVEAPMGEGKTEAAFFAHLELQRRFGHRGLYVALPTKATGNAMFKRTIKFIRSQGTHRKLDLQLLHGGTLLNDTFQNLRLSGIHDPETGGDIRAGEWFTNKKRALLSEYGVGTVDQALLPILPVRHNFVRLWGLANRVVVFDEIHAYDAYTGTLLIHLLRWLLALGSSVVLLSATLPPSIRRKLADAVSADLPAQETQYPRLSVFCPGKEVNQIHFEADPGRRLTLRLVGLPSDLPSIHNALVVHLAGGGMGLALLNTVQRAQDLYRLFSEGEAMEYEGHRVGKRLSDGTEVFLFHARFPVDRRQKREDQVLKAFGQSGCRDERKILIATQVAEQSLDLDFDLIATDLAPIDLVLQRAGRLWRHARSFRPVEEPVLLVAGLAGDEPPSFEKPLWWGSVYREDLLLSTWCLLHTKQNITLPDEIDSLVQAVYEEQVDIPEFLAERMNCAIFAEGKAISERQQANMAIIGFPDDASWKEVKFEKADEDEPGLHRSLVAQTRLGEPSVMAIPIFSADEFDPAKELTFDLSKDFFLRAVNLSRKGVVKKLQKRGVPEGWKKSSLLRNCFPLVLDAEGRWTEDAMVRLDDDLGLVYQSKEAE; translated from the coding sequence ATGGACAAAAAATTATCACTGATATGGGCAAAAACGGGAATGAACGGTGATGGAACGTGGCATCCTCTTATTTTCCATATGCTTGATGTTGCGGCCTGTGCCGATGCGATTCTGGCGCGTGAACCGGATTCCACTCGTATCAGGATTGCGGCGATTCTGGGGTTGGAGTGGGAGATTGCCCGAGCGTGGATTTTGCTTGTGGTCGCTTGTCATGATCTAGGTAAGGCCTGTCCTGGTTTCCAGTGCAAATGGGAAAACATGACGGGGATAGATACGGGTCGGAGTCCAAATACGGATATCAATCACGCATATGTAAGCCAAATCGCTTTGACGGAAATTTTGCTGGAAAAGGGCTGGCCGGATGAACTGGCGGAGTTGGTAGCTGATGCTGTAGGGTGCCACCATGGGAATCGAGCTTCATCAATTAGACTGAATTACTTGTCTGGCGACAGGCGCGCCATTGGTAAGGGTGACTGGACACAAGCGCGCCTTGGGTTGGTTGATGCTGTACTGAATGTTTTCATGCCGGTCCAAAACCCGGTCAAGCAGACTCTTTCCGGTCCCGACTTTATGTTGCTGTCGGGACTGACCAGTTTTGCCGACTGGATCGGCTCCAATGAAGAATGGTTCCCCTTCGGAGGCGCTGAAGAGTGTGGGGATTTACCTGGATGGTTTCAAAAGCGCAGGCACAATGCTGATCTGGCCTTGGACGCAATCGGTTGGGAACCCAGGACACCACTTTCATCAGAGCCAAAGTCATTCCAGCAGGTTTTTGATTTTGTTCCCCGCCCCTTGCAGCAAGCTGTTGCAGATGTATTGGTTGGTTTAAGCGAACCCGCCATTATCCTCGTGGAAGCCCCCATGGGTGAGGGCAAAACCGAGGCAGCCTTCTTCGCGCATCTGGAACTGCAAAGGCGATTCGGTCATCGCGGCTTGTATGTGGCATTGCCGACAAAGGCCACCGGCAATGCCATGTTCAAACGAACCATCAAATTCATACGCAGTCAAGGAACGCATCGAAAACTTGATCTGCAATTGTTGCATGGCGGAACCCTGCTCAATGACACCTTCCAGAACCTGCGCCTTTCAGGTATTCACGATCCGGAAACGGGTGGCGATATACGCGCGGGAGAATGGTTCACAAACAAGAAGCGGGCGCTGCTCTCGGAATACGGTGTGGGAACGGTGGATCAGGCTCTTCTGCCAATTTTGCCGGTGCGCCACAATTTTGTCCGTTTGTGGGGGCTTGCCAATCGTGTGGTGGTATTCGATGAAATCCACGCCTACGACGCCTACACCGGTACTTTGCTGATTCACCTGCTGCGCTGGCTCCTGGCCTTGGGTTCGTCGGTGGTACTTCTCTCCGCAACCCTTCCGCCCTCCATTCGACGGAAGTTGGCGGATGCGGTCTCTGCTGATTTACCCGCTCAAGAAACGCAATATCCGCGCCTTTCCGTGTTCTGTCCCGGCAAAGAAGTGAATCAAATACATTTCGAGGCCGATCCTGGCCGTCGCCTTACTTTGCGTTTGGTAGGGCTACCTTCGGATTTGCCAAGCATCCACAATGCATTGGTAGTGCATCTTGCCGGTGGCGGAATGGGGCTTGCCCTGCTCAATACGGTGCAACGAGCCCAAGACCTGTATCGACTTTTTTCTGAAGGGGAAGCGATGGAGTACGAAGGCCATCGTGTCGGTAAACGCTTGTCAGATGGCACCGAGGTGTTTCTTTTTCATGCCCGTTTTCCGGTTGACCGCCGTCAAAAGCGGGAGGACCAGGTACTGAAGGCCTTTGGGCAGAGTGGATGCCGGGATGAACGAAAGATTCTCATTGCCACCCAGGTAGCGGAACAGAGTCTTGACCTGGACTTTGACCTGATCGCAACCGATTTGGCGCCAATTGACCTCGTGCTCCAGCGAGCGGGGAGATTGTGGAGGCATGCGCGGAGCTTCAGGCCTGTTGAAGAACCTGTTCTTCTCGTTGCGGGGCTGGCGGGAGACGAACCGCCATCATTCGAGAAACCGTTGTGGTGGGGCTCTGTGTATCGTGAAGACCTGCTCTTGAGCACCTGGTGTCTTTTGCATACGAAACAGAATATAACTCTCCCGGACGAGATCGACTCCTTGGTTCAAGCGGTGTACGAAGAACAGGTCGATATCCCCGAGTTCCTGGCAGAACGGATGAATTGCGCGATTTTTGCTGAGGGCAAGGCCATATCCGAGCGCCAACAAGCCAATATGGCTATTATCGGATTCCCGGATGATGCCTCATGGAAGGAGGTCAAATTCGAGAAAGCCGATGAAGACGAGCCAGGATTGCATCGGAGCCTGGTTGCCCAGACCCGATTGGGGGAACCGTCTGTAATGGCGATCCCGATTTTTTCAGCTGACGAATTTGACCCGGCAAAAGAACTCACGTTCGATCTTAGTAAGGATTTTTTTCTGCGAGCCGTAAATCTTTCGCGTAAGGGTGTGGTCAAGAAGCTTCAGAAACGGGGAGTGCCGGAGGGGTGGAAAAAATCGTCCCTCTTGCGCAACTGTTTTCCGCTTGTCCTGGATGCAGAGGGACGATGGACTGAAGATGCAATGGTGCGACTGGATGATGATCTGGGGCTGGTATACCAATCAAAGGAGGCCGAATGA
- a CDS encoding type II toxin-antitoxin system TacA family antitoxin: MTRTAAVERIPARMTPEVYEKISEAARTVGATLNQFIVQSALEKADAILERERVMQLSATTAEALFAIMENPPEPNDYLKHAMKQRRETLCRK, translated from the coding sequence ATGACACGCACAGCAGCCGTAGAACGGATTCCGGCCCGTATGACGCCGGAAGTCTATGAGAAAATCTCTGAAGCCGCCCGAACCGTCGGCGCGACGCTGAACCAGTTCATCGTCCAGTCCGCCCTGGAAAAAGCCGACGCGATCCTGGAGCGGGAACGGGTGATGCAACTGTCCGCGACCACCGCGGAGGCCCTGTTCGCCATCATGGAAAACCCGCCCGAACCCAACGACTACCTGAAGCATGCCATGAAGCAGCGCCGGGAAACCCTGTGCCGGAAATAG
- a CDS encoding GNAT family N-acetyltransferase: MPEIALLNRSHDRAGFDCGTPELNAFLKTTARQHDQKGISRTFVLTDGGPVILGFFTLTLCELRAEQLPPGLAAKFPSHGLPAVRLARLAVSRREQRKGYGALLLAEAIHRTALVADQTGVIGLFVDAKDDSARQFYLRFGFLPLPGLSMHLFLPIATIRAAD; encoded by the coding sequence GTGCCGGAAATAGCACTCCTCAACAGAAGCCACGACCGGGCAGGTTTTGATTGCGGCACCCCGGAACTGAACGCCTTCCTGAAGACCACCGCCCGTCAGCACGACCAGAAGGGAATCTCCCGCACCTTCGTGCTCACCGATGGCGGCCCGGTCATTCTCGGTTTCTTCACCCTCACCCTCTGCGAACTCCGGGCCGAGCAACTTCCCCCCGGTCTGGCAGCGAAATTCCCCTCCCACGGCTTGCCCGCGGTCAGGCTTGCCCGCCTGGCTGTCTCGCGCAGGGAACAGCGAAAGGGTTACGGCGCGCTCCTGCTGGCGGAAGCCATTCACCGTACGGCTCTCGTTGCCGACCAGACCGGAGTGATCGGACTGTTTGTGGATGCCAAGGACGACTCGGCCCGCCAGTTCTACCTCCGCTTCGGCTTTCTCCCCCTCCCCGGCCTATCGATGCACCTCTTCCTCCCCATCGCAACCATCAGGGCCGCGGACTGA
- a CDS encoding 3'-5' exonuclease encodes MESGLAVVDVETSGLSPRGGGRVIEVAAVLLREGKVVGELESLLRVNCSIHPAAARVHGIGWEMLRHAPEPEDVWRRFLSFVGRRPLVAHNAPFDMGFIRHELALLGLPLANRSICTLRMARRRFPELASHRLEALARHLLGSIPEDCRLHRALGDARLAARVWLAMNEP; translated from the coding sequence ATGGAATCAGGTCTGGCTGTCGTCGATGTGGAGACCAGCGGCCTCTCTCCCCGCGGGGGAGGGAGGGTGATCGAGGTCGCCGCGGTGCTGCTGCGCGAAGGGAAGGTTGTCGGGGAGTTGGAGAGCCTGCTGCGGGTGAACTGTTCCATCCACCCCGCCGCGGCGCGGGTGCATGGCATAGGGTGGGAGATGCTGCGCCACGCGCCGGAGCCGGAGGACGTCTGGCGCCGGTTCCTGTCATTCGTGGGCCGGCGGCCGCTGGTGGCCCACAACGCCCCCTTCGACATGGGGTTCATCCGCCACGAGCTGGCGCTCTTGGGGCTGCCGCTTGCCAACCGGAGTATCTGCACCCTCAGGATGGCGCGCAGGAGGTTTCCGGAGCTGGCCAGCCACCGGCTGGAAGCGCTGGCCCGTCACCTGTTGGGTAGCATACCGGAGGATTGCCGCCTGCACCGGGCCCTGGGGGACGCACGCCTGGCTGCGCGGGTGTGGCTGGCGATGAATGAACCGTAG